The following proteins come from a genomic window of Salvia hispanica cultivar TCC Black 2014 chromosome 4, UniMelb_Shisp_WGS_1.0, whole genome shotgun sequence:
- the LOC125218183 gene encoding uncharacterized protein LOC125218183 isoform X2, giving the protein MPPRTRSNKMAGTSAEGEETSMTHPTPDGDLVSMMARMMKELKQEMMIQMDERAKESIVQSKESEARMLAAQNTLFEEFNTLKGGRTSRTPTSRGNNLPNVSPEEMMEEVVYEGWQRGNDRNRVNHMENDRFGGRNGARGRFKGDYESRYHGDGLDRGYSGKRAPKSHGEWYSRRVRDQVSHKGFERPIEEEVSYRTRLRPTYPHGGVDTNQRGNSSCNLATPSSFHLSHKSLDVYGNVSSSKSLIQISRKKEREREKRLESECESKKPRERDKRQECEVQKSRESGGGERKEKYEMREKPQAQVSKGCLLDSKVNLGWAPNDPLPLALGEETKPLPTNTYSMSFCVHEFVGNLIEGMEVRHHVVHGLETTHLEKEKEERGQVDELLAQGVRNPDLRANPFQEVENDMTMSARHQVSSPRREPWIDWGPRKSVKKCQGFNKARGSPEDARNREGLDLRTNPFQEGEDDTIIEAVRQGFQLQLDSTRNRPIEMISESYETTIIVFVLEIASRGYLAHLNRSPNEGVMAVLQKSRKTGEGVQREHPPWRGSPERTPGRVFCTLQFTRPGESPET; this is encoded by the exons ATGCCTCCTCGCACCCGGTCCAACAAAATGGCGGGGACAAGTGCGGAGGGGGAGGAAACAAGCATGACTCACCCTACACCCGATGGGGACCTTGTGAGCATGATGGCCCGAATGATGAAGGAACTCAAACAAGAGATGATGATCCAGATGGATGAGCGAGCAAAAGAATCCATTGTTCAATCAAAAGAATCCGAAGCCCGCATGCTTGCCGCCCAAAACACTTTATTTGAGGAGTTCAACACCTTGAAGGGAGGCCGCACATCTAGGACTCCTACTTCTAGGGGTAACAATCTACCTAATGTTTCCCCGGAGGAGATGATGGAAGAAGTGGTGTATGAGGGATGGCAAAGGGGGAATGATAGAAATAGAGTCAATCACATGGAGAATGATCGGTTTGGGGGAAGAAATGGTGCCCGTGGCCGTTTTAAAGGTGACTATGAATCAAGGTACCATGGAGATGGGCTTGATAGAGGATATAGTGGGAAAAGAGCTCCCAAGTCTCATGGAGAGTGGTATTCTAGGAGGGTGAGGGATCAAGTTAGCCATAAGGGGTTTGAGAGgccaattgaagaagaagtctCATATAGAACTCGATTGAGGCCTACCTACCCACATGGTGGTGTTGACACAAACCAAAGAGGTAACTCATCATGTAATTTGGCTACACCCTCTTCTTTCCATTTATCACATAAGTCTCTTGATGTATATGGAAATGTCTCCTCTTCGAAGAGCTTAATCCAAATtagtagaaaaaaagaacgagagagagagaaaaggcttgAGAGTGAATGTGAGTCTAAAAAGCCAAGAGAGCGTGATAAAAGACAAGAGTGTGAGGTGCAAAAGTCAAGAGAGAGTGGTGGGggtgagagaaaagaaaaatatgaaatgagagaaaaaccaCAAGCACAAGTGAGTAAAGGGTGCTTGTTAGATTCTAAGGTCAACCTTGGGTGGGCACCAAATGATCCTTTGCCTCTTGCCCTTGGTGAGGAAACTAAACCCTTACCCACTAACACTTATTCTATGTCTTTTTGTGTTCATGAATTTGtaggaaatttaattgaaggCATGGAAGTGAGGCATCATGTTGTACATGGCTTGGAAACTACTCACCtggagaaggaaaaagaggaACGAGGGCAAGTGGATGAACTCCTTGCCCAAG GTGTGCGGAATCCGGATTTGAGggcaaatcctttccaagaagtGGAGAATGATATGACCATGAGTGCTAGACATCAAGTGTCTTCACCTCGACGTGAGCCATGGATTGATTGGGGTCCAAGGAAGAGTGTGAAGAAGTGCCAAGGATTCAATAAAGCTAGAGGGTCTCCCGAGGATGCGAGGAATAGAGAAGGCttggatttgaggacaaatcctttccaagaaggggaggatgatacgatcattgaagccgtgcgtcaaggatttcaactaCAGCTGGATTCAACCAGAAATCGTCCTATCGAGATGAtatccgaaagctatgaaactaccatcatcgtcttcgtcttggaaatagcttcgcgtgggtatcttgcacatctcaatcggagtccgaatgagggagttatggctGTTTTACAGAAGTCGCGCAAAACTGGCGAGGGAGTCCAGAGAGAACACCCGCCCTGGCGAGGGAGTCCAGAGAGAACACCCGGGCGGGTGTTTTGCACCCTGCaattcacccgaccgggtgaatcACCCGAGACTTAG
- the LOC125218183 gene encoding uncharacterized protein LOC125218183 isoform X3, with protein sequence MPPRTRSNKMAGTSAEGEETSMTHPTPDGDLVSMMARMMKELKQEMMIQMDERAKESIVQSKESEARMLAAQNTLFEEFNTLKGGRTSRTPTSRGNNLPNVSPEEMMEEVVYEGWQRGNDRNRVNHMENDRFGGRNGARGRFKGDYESRYHGDGLDRGYSGKRAPKSHGEWYSRRVRDQVSHKGFERPIEEEVSYRTRLRPTYPHGGVDTNQRGNLIEGMEVRHHVVHGLETTHLEKEKEERGQVDELLAQGSSVRNPDLRANPFQEVENDMTMSARHQVSSPRREPWIDWGPRKSVKKCQGFNKARGSPEDARNREGLDLRTNPFQEGEDDTIIEAVRQGFQLQLDSTRNRPIEMISESYETTIIVFVLEIASRGYLAHLNRSPNEGVMAVLQKSRKTGEGVQREHPPWRGSPERTPGRVFCTLQFTRPGESPET encoded by the exons ATGCCTCCTCGCACCCGGTCCAACAAAATGGCGGGGACAAGTGCGGAGGGGGAGGAAACAAGCATGACTCACCCTACACCCGATGGGGACCTTGTGAGCATGATGGCCCGAATGATGAAGGAACTCAAACAAGAGATGATGATCCAGATGGATGAGCGAGCAAAAGAATCCATTGTTCAATCAAAAGAATCCGAAGCCCGCATGCTTGCCGCCCAAAACACTTTATTTGAGGAGTTCAACACCTTGAAGGGAGGCCGCACATCTAGGACTCCTACTTCTAGGGGTAACAATCTACCTAATGTTTCCCCGGAGGAGATGATGGAAGAAGTGGTGTATGAGGGATGGCAAAGGGGGAATGATAGAAATAGAGTCAATCACATGGAGAATGATCGGTTTGGGGGAAGAAATGGTGCCCGTGGCCGTTTTAAAGGTGACTATGAATCAAGGTACCATGGAGATGGGCTTGATAGAGGATATAGTGGGAAAAGAGCTCCCAAGTCTCATGGAGAGTGGTATTCTAGGAGGGTGAGGGATCAAGTTAGCCATAAGGGGTTTGAGAGgccaattgaagaagaagtctCATATAGAACTCGATTGAGGCCTACCTACCCACATGGTGGTGTTGACACAAACCAAAGAG gaaatttaattgaaggCATGGAAGTGAGGCATCATGTTGTACATGGCTTGGAAACTACTCACCtggagaaggaaaaagaggaACGAGGGCAAGTGGATGAACTCCTTGCCCAAGGTTCAA GTGTGCGGAATCCGGATTTGAGggcaaatcctttccaagaagtGGAGAATGATATGACCATGAGTGCTAGACATCAAGTGTCTTCACCTCGACGTGAGCCATGGATTGATTGGGGTCCAAGGAAGAGTGTGAAGAAGTGCCAAGGATTCAATAAAGCTAGAGGGTCTCCCGAGGATGCGAGGAATAGAGAAGGCttggatttgaggacaaatcctttccaagaaggggaggatgatacgatcattgaagccgtgcgtcaaggatttcaactaCAGCTGGATTCAACCAGAAATCGTCCTATCGAGATGAtatccgaaagctatgaaactaccatcatcgtcttcgtcttggaaatagcttcgcgtgggtatcttgcacatctcaatcggagtccgaatgagggagttatggctGTTTTACAGAAGTCGCGCAAAACTGGCGAGGGAGTCCAGAGAGAACACCCGCCCTGGCGAGGGAGTCCAGAGAGAACACCCGGGCGGGTGTTTTGCACCCTGCaattcacccgaccgggtgaatcACCCGAGACTTAG
- the LOC125218183 gene encoding uncharacterized protein LOC125218183 isoform X1 — protein MPPRTRSNKMAGTSAEGEETSMTHPTPDGDLVSMMARMMKELKQEMMIQMDERAKESIVQSKESEARMLAAQNTLFEEFNTLKGGRTSRTPTSRGNNLPNVSPEEMMEEVVYEGWQRGNDRNRVNHMENDRFGGRNGARGRFKGDYESRYHGDGLDRGYSGKRAPKSHGEWYSRRVRDQVSHKGFERPIEEEVSYRTRLRPTYPHGGVDTNQRGNSSCNLATPSSFHLSHKSLDVYGNVSSSKSLIQISRKKEREREKRLESECESKKPRERDKRQECEVQKSRESGGGERKEKYEMREKPQAQVSKGCLLDSKVNLGWAPNDPLPLALGEETKPLPTNTYSMSFCVHEFVGNLIEGMEVRHHVVHGLETTHLEKEKEERGQVDELLAQGSSVRNPDLRANPFQEVENDMTMSARHQVSSPRREPWIDWGPRKSVKKCQGFNKARGSPEDARNREGLDLRTNPFQEGEDDTIIEAVRQGFQLQLDSTRNRPIEMISESYETTIIVFVLEIASRGYLAHLNRSPNEGVMAVLQKSRKTGEGVQREHPPWRGSPERTPGRVFCTLQFTRPGESPET, from the exons ATGCCTCCTCGCACCCGGTCCAACAAAATGGCGGGGACAAGTGCGGAGGGGGAGGAAACAAGCATGACTCACCCTACACCCGATGGGGACCTTGTGAGCATGATGGCCCGAATGATGAAGGAACTCAAACAAGAGATGATGATCCAGATGGATGAGCGAGCAAAAGAATCCATTGTTCAATCAAAAGAATCCGAAGCCCGCATGCTTGCCGCCCAAAACACTTTATTTGAGGAGTTCAACACCTTGAAGGGAGGCCGCACATCTAGGACTCCTACTTCTAGGGGTAACAATCTACCTAATGTTTCCCCGGAGGAGATGATGGAAGAAGTGGTGTATGAGGGATGGCAAAGGGGGAATGATAGAAATAGAGTCAATCACATGGAGAATGATCGGTTTGGGGGAAGAAATGGTGCCCGTGGCCGTTTTAAAGGTGACTATGAATCAAGGTACCATGGAGATGGGCTTGATAGAGGATATAGTGGGAAAAGAGCTCCCAAGTCTCATGGAGAGTGGTATTCTAGGAGGGTGAGGGATCAAGTTAGCCATAAGGGGTTTGAGAGgccaattgaagaagaagtctCATATAGAACTCGATTGAGGCCTACCTACCCACATGGTGGTGTTGACACAAACCAAAGAGGTAACTCATCATGTAATTTGGCTACACCCTCTTCTTTCCATTTATCACATAAGTCTCTTGATGTATATGGAAATGTCTCCTCTTCGAAGAGCTTAATCCAAATtagtagaaaaaaagaacgagagagagagaaaaggcttgAGAGTGAATGTGAGTCTAAAAAGCCAAGAGAGCGTGATAAAAGACAAGAGTGTGAGGTGCAAAAGTCAAGAGAGAGTGGTGGGggtgagagaaaagaaaaatatgaaatgagagaaaaaccaCAAGCACAAGTGAGTAAAGGGTGCTTGTTAGATTCTAAGGTCAACCTTGGGTGGGCACCAAATGATCCTTTGCCTCTTGCCCTTGGTGAGGAAACTAAACCCTTACCCACTAACACTTATTCTATGTCTTTTTGTGTTCATGAATTTGtaggaaatttaattgaaggCATGGAAGTGAGGCATCATGTTGTACATGGCTTGGAAACTACTCACCtggagaaggaaaaagaggaACGAGGGCAAGTGGATGAACTCCTTGCCCAAGGTTCAA GTGTGCGGAATCCGGATTTGAGggcaaatcctttccaagaagtGGAGAATGATATGACCATGAGTGCTAGACATCAAGTGTCTTCACCTCGACGTGAGCCATGGATTGATTGGGGTCCAAGGAAGAGTGTGAAGAAGTGCCAAGGATTCAATAAAGCTAGAGGGTCTCCCGAGGATGCGAGGAATAGAGAAGGCttggatttgaggacaaatcctttccaagaaggggaggatgatacgatcattgaagccgtgcgtcaaggatttcaactaCAGCTGGATTCAACCAGAAATCGTCCTATCGAGATGAtatccgaaagctatgaaactaccatcatcgtcttcgtcttggaaatagcttcgcgtgggtatcttgcacatctcaatcggagtccgaatgagggagttatggctGTTTTACAGAAGTCGCGCAAAACTGGCGAGGGAGTCCAGAGAGAACACCCGCCCTGGCGAGGGAGTCCAGAGAGAACACCCGGGCGGGTGTTTTGCACCCTGCaattcacccgaccgggtgaatcACCCGAGACTTAG
- the LOC125218183 gene encoding uncharacterized protein LOC125218183 isoform X4 produces MPKLSFVGNFELHVYVSEDSKTKKSNVDNDFRTWCLLCLHCKVVKPFNGIGVFYGRFVKDFSTHMSLVDGVVINDIKLHRSHVCGIILKLLEHLCGGNLETFLLILDVASHKSPMHDVVLTLHVVHEGIWMHFSYIFDHFLKLLGQLSEIPCNKLGLLVETLSCKLNVNYHKPPLYSDQEFVNLWKRTSYLSKNDVSMVPYGVRNPDLRANPFQEVENDMTMSARHQVSSPRREPWIDWGPRKSVKKCQGFNKARGSPEDARNREGLDLRTNPFQEGEDDTIIEAVRQGFQLQLDSTRNRPIEMISESYETTIIVFVLEIASRGYLAHLNRSPNEGVMAVLQKSRKTGEGVQREHPPWRGSPERTPGRVFCTLQFTRPGESPET; encoded by the exons ATGCCTAAGCTTTCATTTGTTGGTAATTTTGAGCTTCATGTGTATGTGAGTGAGGATAGTAAGACCAAGAAGAGTAACGTGGATAATGACTTTAGAACTTGGTGTTTGCTATGTCTTCATTGCAAAGTGGTTAAACCCTTCAATGGGATTGGAGTGTTCTATGGTCGTTTTGTGAAGgatttttccactcatatgTCTCTTGTTGATGGTGTTGTGATTAATGACATAAAATTGCATCGTTCTCATGTTTgtggtattattttaaaattgttggaGCATTTGTGTGGGGGTAATTTGGAAACATTTCTCTTGATACTTGATGTTGCTTCTCATAAGTCCCCCATGCATGATGTTGTTCTTACTCTACATGTTGTGCATGAAGGTATATGGATGCATTTCTCATATATTTTTGAtcatttcttgaaattgttGGGACAATTGAGTGAGATCCCTTGTAATAAACTTGGTTTGTTGGTTGAGACACTTTCTTGCAAACTTAATGTGAATTATCATAAACCTCCTCTATATTCTGACCAAGAGTTTGTCAATTTGTGGAAGAGAACTTCTTATTTGAGCAAGAATGATGTATCAATGGTTCCTTATG GTGTGCGGAATCCGGATTTGAGggcaaatcctttccaagaagtGGAGAATGATATGACCATGAGTGCTAGACATCAAGTGTCTTCACCTCGACGTGAGCCATGGATTGATTGGGGTCCAAGGAAGAGTGTGAAGAAGTGCCAAGGATTCAATAAAGCTAGAGGGTCTCCCGAGGATGCGAGGAATAGAGAAGGCttggatttgaggacaaatcctttccaagaaggggaggatgatacgatcattgaagccgtgcgtcaaggatttcaactaCAGCTGGATTCAACCAGAAATCGTCCTATCGAGATGAtatccgaaagctatgaaactaccatcatcgtcttcgtcttggaaatagcttcgcgtgggtatcttgcacatctcaatcggagtccgaatgagggagttatggctGTTTTACAGAAGTCGCGCAAAACTGGCGAGGGAGTCCAGAGAGAACACCCGCCCTGGCGAGGGAGTCCAGAGAGAACACCCGGGCGGGTGTTTTGCACCCTGCaattcacccgaccgggtgaatcACCCGAGACTTAG
- the LOC125220296 gene encoding uncharacterized protein LOC125220296, whose protein sequence is MGDRTDIEKLQEMVKLLMDERDAERAAREALEKKNQEIQPVMNMFNHGNMITFPEGPRIDANNFELRMPLIQRVEQTPFAGRATEDANRHLSKFVEISNTLKLNGVDDDAIRVRLFPFSLTDSAKEWFECMPREKVSTWKDIVAAFLDKYYPPGTILKLKSEIFQFIQGHDEPLYEAFARFKALLRKCPNHGFTVDHQVGILYNGFNEKICAMLDSGANGGFLRKSGEEAMAVIEEFATNSRGWSKERHSLKRIAAIEEAEESSFAKELAELRVRVDQMDSSRKEDPIPPTSIIAVSKPETPAPIVEEINYMQGGGPNRNYNNNYRPNQGGGNFNNYNGNRPHPNLSYSNNNYLQPPAGFNVSKGGVVETTKKEEKYDQGITRILEVITQDRKVNDTKIGVVEARINNLEQGMNTISTAIANINTQMEQIQKKLDEDRAKAAARVDDINKKWVAKQKTGDCPVAGGPPQPLQRAAAEASNGVCPAAGGPPHTSRRAATDKADTPTQQGLVRHNGIVLPFQPKRKFKLEEQFKHFLNMFCKVHTNIPLVESLQEIPKYAKLLREAVMRKRKPTKADLKLPHHCSEIIQKEKAVKQRDPGQFIIRCRIGEGKVDKALCDLGSSINLMPLKYYEKLNIGPLKTSDVTLRLADNSSIKTVGMIEDVLVKVDDFIFPADFIVLDMKVDKNVPLILGRDFLATCKALIDVGRGEITISDNHSQSTYKIESEMLKFEEAKRAKMEQQCRAVMVTDLTKPQDPFEAEEHTTSTIYVVKEVRRSPKKDDTNPSTSIPQKKKQKRKKATKEDPEIYVIKTNKGKYKWWKKLGTKLLPRH, encoded by the exons ATGGGTGACCGAACAGACATCGAGAAATTGCAGGAAATGGTGAAGCTACTGATGGATGAGAGAGATGCGGAAAGGGCAGCCCGAGAGgctttggagaagaagaatcaGGAAATACAACCCgtgatgaacatgttcaatcatGGGAATATGATTACCTTTCCCGAAGGACCTCGTATTGACGCTAACAATTTCGAGTTACGCATGCCCCTTATTCAAAGGGTCgagcaaactccttttgcaGGTAGGGCTACAGAGGATGCCAATCgccatctctccaaatttgtGGAGATCTCAAACACTCTCAAATTGAACGGTGTCGATGACGATGCCATAAGGGTAAGACTCTTCCCCTTTTCATTAACTGATTCTGCTAAAGAGTGGTTTGAATGTATGCCCAGAGAAAAGGTCTCCACATGGAAGGACATTGTAGCTGCCTTCCTCGACAAGTACTATCCGCCGGGCACAATTTTGAAGCTCAAAAGCGAGATCTTCCAGTTCATCCAAGGCCATGACGAGCCCCTCTACGAGGCGTTTGCTCGTTTCAAAGCCCTTCTCCGAAAGTGCCCTAACCATGGTTTCACCGTGGACCATCAGGTAGGAATTCTCTATAATGGGTTTAACGAGAAGATTTGTGCTATGCTTGATTCAGGTGCAAATGGAGGGTTCTTAAGGAAGTCAGGTGAGGAAGCCATGGCGGTAATAGAGGAATTCGCCACCAACAGCAGGGGGTGGTCGAAAGAAAGGCATAGCCTAAAAAGGATAGCTGCAATTGAAGAAGCCGAGGAAAGCTCTTTTGCGAAGGAATTGGCCGAGCTTCGAGTTAGGGTGGACCAAATGGATTCATCAAGGAAGGAGGACCCGATTCCACCGACCTCCATCATAGCGGTCTCTAAACCCGAAACTCCTGCCCCGATAGTGGAAGAAATCAACTACATGCAAGGAGGCGGTCCCAATAGAAATTACAACAATAATTATCGCCCTAACCAGGGGGGcggtaatttcaataattataatggaaacCGACCTCATCCTAATCTCTCttattctaacaataattactTGCAACCCCCCGCAGGATTTAATGTTAGCAAGGGAGGAGTAGTTGAAACAACCAAGAAGGAGGAAAAGTATGACCAAGGGATCACAAGGATCTTGGAAGTAATCACGCAAGACAGGAAGGTTAATGACACCAAGATCGGAGTGGTCGAAGCTAGAATAAACAACCTCGAGCAGGGAATGAACACGATCTCAACTGCCATAGCCAACATCAACACTCAAATGGAGCAAATCCAAAAGAAGTTGGATGAGGACAGGGCAAAGGCAGCCGCACGAGTGGATGACATCAATAAGAAGTGGGTGGCAAAGCAGAAAACTGGGGACTGCCCAGTcgccggcggaccgccgcaacCATTGCAGCGGGCCGCCGCTGAAGCGTCGAATGGAGTCTGCCCAGCcgccggcggaccgccgcacacATCACGGCGGGCCGCCACAGACAAGGCAGATACACCCACTCAGCAAGGACTCGTGCGGCATAATGGGATTGTGCTACCTTTTCAACCAAAGAGGAAGTTTAAGCTCGAAGAGCAgttcaaacattttttgaacatgttttgtaAAGTTCATACTAACATTCCTCTAGTTGAATCGTTGCAGGAAATACCTAAATATGCGAAGCTACTAAGGGAGGCggtgatgaggaagagaaagCCAACAAAAGCCGACCTTAAGCTACCACATCATTGCAGCGAGATCATTCAAAAGGAGAAGGCAGTGAAGCAGAGAGATCCGGGCCAATTCATTATCCGATGCCGGATTGGAGAGGGAAAGGTTGACAAGGCCCTATGCGATTTAGGATCTTCCATCAATCTCATGCCACTGAAGTACTACGAAAAGCTCAACATTGGGCCACTCAAAACTTCAGACGTAACACTCAGGTTGGCCGATAACTCGTCCATAAAAACTGTTGGTATGATTGAGGATGTCCTAGTGAAAGTcgatgatttcatttttcccGCCGATTTTATTGTGCTTGACATGAAAGTAGACAAGAACGTCCCTCTAATCTTAGGGAGAGATTTTCTTGCTACTTGCAAAGCTTTGATTGATGTAGGTCGTGGCGAGATCACAATTAGCGATAACCATAGCCAATCCACCTATAAGATCGAAAGCGAGATGCTCAAGTTTGAGGAAGCAAAGCGGGCAAAGATGGAACAACAGTGTAGGGCAGTCATGGTCACGGATTTGACCAAACCCCAAGACCCCTTTGAAGCAGAGGAGCATACTACCTCCACCATCTACGTTGTAAAAGAGGTAAGACGTTCTCCCAAAAAGGACGATACTAATCCCTCCACCTCTATCCCGcagaaaaagaagcaaaagaggAAGAAGGCAACCAAGGAGGACCCCGAGATTTATgttatcaaaacaaataaggGGAAATACAAGTGGTGGAAGAAGTTAGGGACCAAGTTGCTCcctaga cactga
- the LOC125185593 gene encoding galactinol synthase 1-like, whose amino-acid sequence MAPKVPPSDALSIGKLTPALGSRKAYVTFLAGTGDYVKGVVGLAKGLRKVKSIYPLVVAILPDVPEEHREILRSQGCIVKEIEPVYPPANQTQFAMAYYVINYSKLRIWNFLEYSKMVYLDGDIQVFENIDHLMDTPDGYFYAVMDCFCEKTWSHSPQYAIGYCQQCPNKVTWPAEMGPPPPLYFNAGMFVHEPSKATYETLLETLQIAPTTPFAEQDFLNTFFNPIYKPIPPIYNLVLAMLWRHPENIELEKAKVVHYCAAGSKPWRYTGEEANMDREDIKMLVKKWWDIYNDESLDYKPEEEADESFSKPSILASLPEPAVSYVPAPSAA is encoded by the exons atggccCCTAAAGTGCCACCTTCTGATGCTTTATCCATCGGAAAACTGACTCCGGCCCTTGGGTCGAGGAAGGCATACGTGACTTTCTTGGCCGGAACCGGGGACTATGTGAAAGGGGTGGTCGGTCTGGCGAAAGGTTTGAGGAAGGTGAAGAGCATCTACCCGCTGGTCGTGGCGATCTTGCCTGACGTGCCAGAGGAGCACCGTGAGATCTTGAGGTCCCAAGGCTGCATTGTCAAGGAGATCGAGCCGGTCTATCCACCGGCCAACCAGACTCAGTTCGCCATGGCGTATTACGTTATTAACTACTCCAAGCTTCGTATTTGGAAC TTTCTGGAGTACAGCAAAATGGTGTACCTCGATGGAGACATCCAAGTTTTCGAAAACATCGATCACCTCATGGACACCCCAGACGGCTACTTCTACGCCGTTATGGATTGCTTTTGCGAGAAAACATGGAGCCACTCTCCACAATACGCCATTGGGTACTGCCAGCAATGCCCTAACAAGGTGACCTGGCCGGCTGAGATGGGCCCCCCTCCCCCGCTCTACTTCAACGCGGGCATGTTCGTGCACGAACCAAGCAAGGCTACTTATGAGACCCTCCTCGAGACTCTCCAGATCGCCCCCACCACGCCATTTGCTGAGCAG GATTTCCTGAACACCTTCTTCAACCCAATCTACAAACCTATCCCGCCAATCTACAACCTGGTGCTCGCCATGCTGTGGCGCCACCCTGAGAACATCGAGCTCGAGAAGGCCAAAGTTGTCCACTACTGTGCTGCG GGATCGAAGCCATGGAGGTACACTGGGGAGGAGGCTAACATGGATAGAGAAGACATCAAGATGCTGGTGAAGAAATGGTGGGACATCTACAATGACGAATCCCTCGACTACAAGccggaggaggaggcggaTGAATCCTTCTCCAAGCCATCCATCTTGGCCTCCCTCCCTGAACCCGCGGTTTCTTATGTCCCAGCGCCCTCCGCTGCCTAA
- the LOC125221610 gene encoding ADP-ribosylation factor 2 isoform X2, with protein sequence MGLTFTKLFSRLFAKKEMRILMVGLDAAGKTTILYKLKLGEIVTTIPTIGFNVETVEYKNISFTVWDVGGQDKIRPLWRHYFQNTQGLIFVVDSNDRDRVVEARDELHRMLNEDELRDAVLLVFANKQDLPNAMNAAEITDKLGLHSLRQRHWYIQSTCATSGEGLYEGLDWLSNNIANKA encoded by the exons ATGGGGTTGACATTCACAAAGCTTTTTAGCCGGCTTTTTGCCAAGAAGGAGATGCGTATTTTGATGGTTGGTCTCGATGCGGCTGGTAAGACCACCATTCTGTACAAGCTCAAGCTTGGAGAGATTGTTACTACCATTCCTACCATTG GCTTCAATGTGGAGACTGTCGAATACAAGAACATTAGCTTCACTGTGTGGGATGTCGGGGGTCAGGACAAG ATCCGCCCATTATGGAGGCACTACTTCCAGAACACTCAGGGTCTCATCTTTGTGGTGGATAGCAACGATAGGGACCGTGTTGTGGAAGCAAGGGATGAATTGCATAGGATGTTGAATGAG GATGAGCTGAGAGATGCTGTACTACTTGTTTTTGCAAACAAACAAGATCTTCCTAATGCAATGAATGCTGCTGAAATCACTGACAAGCTTGGCCTACACTCGCTCAGGCAGCGCCACTG GTACATCCAGAGCACTTGTGCCACCTCCGGTGAGGGACTCTATGAGGGACTTGACTGGCTCTCCAACAACATTGCGAATAAG GCTtag
- the LOC125221610 gene encoding ADP-ribosylation factor 2 isoform X1 — protein sequence MGLTFTKLFSRLFAKKEMRILMVGLDAAGKTTILYKLKLGEIVTTIPTIGFNVETVEYKNISFTVWDVGGQDKIRPLWRHYFQNTQGLIFVVDSNDRDRVVEARDELHRMLNEDELRDAVLLVFANKQDLPNAMNAAEITDKLGLHSLRQRHWYIQSTCATSGEGLYEGLDWLSNNIANKASGH from the exons ATGGGGTTGACATTCACAAAGCTTTTTAGCCGGCTTTTTGCCAAGAAGGAGATGCGTATTTTGATGGTTGGTCTCGATGCGGCTGGTAAGACCACCATTCTGTACAAGCTCAAGCTTGGAGAGATTGTTACTACCATTCCTACCATTG GCTTCAATGTGGAGACTGTCGAATACAAGAACATTAGCTTCACTGTGTGGGATGTCGGGGGTCAGGACAAG ATCCGCCCATTATGGAGGCACTACTTCCAGAACACTCAGGGTCTCATCTTTGTGGTGGATAGCAACGATAGGGACCGTGTTGTGGAAGCAAGGGATGAATTGCATAGGATGTTGAATGAG GATGAGCTGAGAGATGCTGTACTACTTGTTTTTGCAAACAAACAAGATCTTCCTAATGCAATGAATGCTGCTGAAATCACTGACAAGCTTGGCCTACACTCGCTCAGGCAGCGCCACTG GTACATCCAGAGCACTTGTGCCACCTCCGGTGAGGGACTCTATGAGGGACTTGACTGGCTCTCCAACAACATTGCGAATAAGGCAAGTGGTCACTAA